The Paenibacillus sp. FSL H7-0357 nucleotide sequence ACTTGGCAATGAGGAACCCGAGGCTTCCGTTCCGGGTGAAATCGTCTCTTCCGGAGAATATTATGACTATGCGGCAAAATATATCGACGGCAAATCGCAGATGCTGATTCCGGCTCCTGTCGACCCTGAGGTGGCGGACCGCCTGCGTGAATCGGCGATTGCTGCCTTCCGGGCGATCGAAGGCAGCGGGATTACCCGTGCCGACTTCTTCGTACGGAAATCCGACGGCCAAATTCTGATTAATGAAGTGAATACAATGCCGGGCTTTACGCCGTTCAGCATGTACCCGCTGCTGTGGCGCGAGACAGGTGTATCGTATCCTGCTCTGCTGGACCGCATGATCGAGCTGGCGCTGGAACGTTACAAGTATAAACAAGGCCTTAAATACGACAATGAATAAAATCAGGTGAGCGGCGGGATCCTTCCGGCCGGAAAGGAGAGACAACAGCATGGGTTTTCAATCGGAATTCAATTCGGTCTGCAAGTTCAAGAATGAGCAGGAGCTGTATGAACTGCTGGAGTACGGCCGCACCAAGATGGTGAAGCAGGGTTTTCGCGTGTATCCGACCGGCCAGAAGGTTATTGCCTATACACCGGAGAATGTGGCTGTGGCGATCGTCAAGATCTCCGCTTCGATCGCGGAGATCAACTTCCAGGGCAATGAGGTTACAGCGGTCGAGATGGAGCTGGTACGCAAGCTGAACGAAGAAGAGTCGCGGGTGCAGACGGCGCTTGCCTATGAGATGTTCTTCGGGGAAGAAGGATGATTGTCCGCTTCGGATATGTAGCCATGTCCACCGTCATCCCAGACTGTTCACCATCCAAGACAATGACGATGGCAAGCTTTGCGAAGCTGAACGACCGCGAAGCCGGGCTGCGGCGTCTGGAGACCCTTGCGAAGACGAACCTGCATAATACGCTGCGCCTGCTGAAGCATAATGCCGGCTCAGATATTATGGTGTACCGCATGACTTCCAAGCTGATTCCGCTGGCAACGCATCCTGATCTGCAGGACTGGAACCCTTTGGCCGTACTGGCTGAAGAGTTTGCCGAAGTGGGCAGCTATGTGAAGAAGCACGGGATGAGGGTGTCCTTTCATCCTGATCACTTTACGGTGCTAAGCACGCCCCGTCCCGAGGTGCTGGCGAGTTCCATCCGTGATTTGCAGCATCATACGGATATGCTCGTTGCAATGGGGCTGCCGGCAACGGCCAAGAGCAACATTCATATCGGCGGGGCCTATGGGGACAAGCCTGTGGCGGCAGCGCGGTTCCGGGAGCATTTTGCAGGGCTTGCTCCTGAACTGCAGGAGCGGGTTACGCTCGAGAACGACGATAAGACATTTAACGCGCAGGAGACGCTGGAGGTTGCCCGCAGTCTCGGGCTGCCGATGGTGCTCGATATTCATCACCAGTGGGTGAATAATGAAGGCGAGCTTCCATGGGAGCTGTGGCCGGAGATTCAGAAGACCTGGAAGAGTCCGCTGGCACTGAAGGATGTGCTTCCAGGCGAACTGCTGCCGCCTAAGATCCATGTCTCCAGTCCGCGCAGTCCTTCTGATCCCCGCAGCCATGCCGATGGTGTGGAACCGGCGCCGCTGCTGGCTTTTCTAAAGCGGATTGCAGCCGATACCCCTGCTGTGGATGCCATGATTGAAGCGAAATCGAAAGATGGTGCCCTGTTTGGTCTGATGGAGGCAATGAAGGAGCTGGCGGAAGCCGGCAACGGAATTACGATATTGGACGGGGCCAGTATTAATATTGAGCCGTAACCTGCACCATGCCAGAAGATTTGGGCAGGAAGCCTGGCAGGTTTGACTTGATAAGTAGACTGAAATAAGGTACGTTGAATGAAACTTAAGCAGCAGTGAGCCTGTGTGTAGCAGCAATGTTTCATGGGAGAGCGATTAAGTACAAGAAAGTGGAGTGAAGATATGAATCCTTTAAATCCTGAGAACCGGAAGGAACGGGAGCCCTATGTAGTTACAAGCAAAGGGCACACGGCGGCAGCGATTAACGCGGCAGCCAAAGCGGGGGAATGGATCAAGAGCAGACAAGGTCAAGTGAAGGAGCTGGGCAGCAAGACATCGGCCCA carries:
- the uvsE gene encoding UV DNA damage repair endonuclease UvsE, with the protein product MIVRFGYVAMSTVIPDCSPSKTMTMASFAKLNDREAGLRRLETLAKTNLHNTLRLLKHNAGSDIMVYRMTSKLIPLATHPDLQDWNPLAVLAEEFAEVGSYVKKHGMRVSFHPDHFTVLSTPRPEVLASSIRDLQHHTDMLVAMGLPATAKSNIHIGGAYGDKPVAAARFREHFAGLAPELQERVTLENDDKTFNAQETLEVARSLGLPMVLDIHHQWVNNEGELPWELWPEIQKTWKSPLALKDVLPGELLPPKIHVSSPRSPSDPRSHADGVEPAPLLAFLKRIAADTPAVDAMIEAKSKDGALFGLMEAMKELAEAGNGITILDGASINIEP